The following are encoded in a window of Synechocystis sp. PCC 7509 genomic DNA:
- a CDS encoding DUF6887 family protein gives MNKPNYKQMSKEDLIAYIKLNRTDDEAIRELFVNRRNPNAKRYPAPLDPETIRITEEAIRNKVLGLGDRV, from the coding sequence ATGAATAAGCCAAACTACAAACAAATGTCTAAAGAGGATTTAATCGCTTACATCAAACTAAATCGTACTGATGATGAAGCGATTAGAGAGTTATTTGTCAATCGTCGCAATCCAAACGCTAAACGATATCCTGCACCGTTAGACCCTGAAACTATACGGATTACAGAAGAAGCAATTAGGAATAAGGTGCTGGGACTGGGCGATCGCGTTTAA
- a CDS encoding DUF6888 family protein, which produces MPTSDQAFASVVVCQMLSNLLRDISLFRYDSQTKEIYILAGDNIQVTIPPSGKWEFIDE; this is translated from the coding sequence TTGCCTACATCAGATCAAGCGTTTGCCTCAGTAGTTGTTTGTCAAATGCTCTCAAACCTACTGCGAGACATCTCATTATTTCGCTACGATAGCCAAACAAAAGAAATATATATCCTTGCTGGGGATAACATCCAAGTTACTATTCCGCCAAGTGGCAAATGGGAATTTATCGATGAATAA